CTGCGAACAGTTGGCGCCATACGGCCGCACCGAAACAGAACGCGCTGAAGGCGACGAGGATGGAGCCAGTTCCCCAGATCATCCATTCAGGGACGACACCTTCCAGCAGCTTCTTGGCCCCGACGCCGCTGGCCAAGCCTGCAAGACCCGTGCGGACCCATGCGGCGTAGGTCCGCTCCGCCGCGAAGACGGTTCGATCGGCAGCCAACTGGGTTCGGCGATCAGCACTGTCCACTGAAGGCGCGGGCGGGTTCAGATCTGTCTGCAATCATGGTCTCCTGAGCCGGAGGAGGACCTGTAGAACGCTTGGGGCGTGTGCCCGGTTCAATCATCGGCTGAATTTGACCCGCACCGGCCTCATGGAGACCTGCTCGATCCCAGACAGACGCGATCCGGCCCTGGTTTGACCGGCGTCCAATCAGCGATACACCTGAGACTTGACTACCGACCAGCAGGCGACAGTGCGTGGCCTGCCAGCATCCTTGCCCTCGCAGCGGTCGCCGTGGCATCTGCCAGCGCACCGGACCCCATCGCCAGTTCCAACGCACGCTCCAAATCAGTGATCCGGAACGGCTTCTCCAGAAAGGCGATGGCACCGGCGGCCAAGGCGTCCTGGGCGGCCGCATGCCCGCTGCACACAATCACGGGAATGCCGTTCCGGGCGGTCAGGTGCCGCACGGCGGTCAGGCCGTTGGAGCCATGGGCCAGCCAGACGTCGATCACCGCCACGTCAACGACTTTACCGGCGGTGAGGTCGATCGCAGCCTCGGCGGTGTCCACGACACCAACGACGCGATGACCCAGTTCATCCAGTATATCGGCCAGCATCGCGGCGATGCAGGGATCGTCCTCGGCAACCAGGATGTCCAGACAATCGGCCATTCCTTCCTCCCGTCAATGCGATCTCAACTCACATGGCGGTTC
Above is a genomic segment from Azospirillum ramasamyi containing:
- a CDS encoding YidH family protein codes for the protein MQTDLNPPAPSVDSADRRTQLAADRTVFAAERTYAAWVRTGLAGLASGVGAKKLLEGVVPEWMIWGTGSILVAFSAFCFGAAVWRQLFAGPPPPHPDTPRIPPALLIAVNGFLMLVAFSALVGIWFGRTGGD
- a CDS encoding response regulator, which translates into the protein MADCLDILVAEDDPCIAAMLADILDELGHRVVGVVDTAEAAIDLTAGKVVDVAVIDVWLAHGSNGLTAVRHLTARNGIPVIVCSGHAAAQDALAAGAIAFLEKPFRITDLERALELAMGSGALADATATAARARMLAGHALSPAGR